Proteins co-encoded in one Pseudarthrobacter chlorophenolicus A6 genomic window:
- the truB gene encoding tRNA pseudouridine(55) synthase TruB: MLSGLVIVDKPQGWTSHDVVGRMRRIAGTRKVGHAGTLDPMATGVLVVGINKATRLLTYIVGTSKTYTATIRLGQSTVTDDAEGDVIASAGTSAVAEQAIHDGVAALTGGIEQVPSSVSAIKVNGERAYARVRSGEDVKLAARPVTIHRFEVHAIRRDAGADVIDIDVTVECSSGTYIRALARDLGNGLGVGGHLTALRRTHVGPYSLEQARTLEQLAEELDVLEMSQAARALMPNRELSAEETTEISYGRRIAAGAAPGSPGAATADHPAAAFAPDGSLVALLADSGNYAKPVLVFAPGNGNTAAAGGEA, translated from the coding sequence GTGCTTTCTGGACTGGTGATAGTGGACAAGCCGCAGGGATGGACCAGCCATGATGTGGTTGGCCGGATGCGGCGCATCGCGGGGACCCGGAAAGTGGGCCACGCCGGCACGCTTGATCCCATGGCCACGGGCGTACTGGTGGTCGGCATCAACAAAGCCACCCGCCTGCTCACCTATATCGTGGGAACGTCCAAGACCTACACGGCCACCATCCGCCTGGGCCAGTCCACAGTGACGGACGACGCCGAAGGGGACGTTATTGCCTCGGCCGGCACGTCCGCGGTGGCAGAGCAGGCCATCCACGACGGCGTCGCGGCGCTCACCGGCGGCATCGAGCAGGTGCCCAGCAGCGTCAGCGCCATCAAGGTCAACGGCGAACGCGCCTACGCCCGGGTGCGCTCCGGTGAGGATGTGAAGCTCGCCGCCAGGCCCGTCACCATCCACAGGTTCGAAGTGCACGCCATCCGCCGCGACGCCGGGGCCGACGTGATCGATATCGATGTAACCGTCGAGTGCTCCTCGGGTACCTACATCCGCGCCCTCGCCCGCGACCTGGGCAACGGCCTTGGCGTGGGGGGACACCTCACGGCCCTCCGCCGGACCCACGTTGGCCCGTACTCCCTGGAGCAGGCCCGCACGCTGGAACAGCTCGCCGAAGAGCTGGACGTGCTGGAAATGTCCCAGGCCGCCCGGGCGCTTATGCCCAACCGCGAGTTGAGCGCCGAGGAAACCACTGAAATTTCCTATGGCCGCCGGATTGCGGCCGGGGCGGCCCCGGGAAGCCCTGGTGCCGCCACCGCCGACCACCCCGCAGCCGCCTTCGCTCCCGACGGGAGCCTGGTGGCACTGCTGGCGGACAGCGGGAACTACGCCAAGCCGGTCCTGGTGTTCGCTCCAGGCAACGGCAACACCGCTGCGGCCGGCGGGGAGGCCTGA
- a CDS encoding bifunctional riboflavin kinase/FAD synthetase encodes MVYIWHDPSEVPADFGPSVVTFGNFDGVHRGHQQVLSQLIRSARLTHSKAVAVTFDPHPAVIHRPESAPRLIMGLEDKLEALGELGLDAILVVKYSLDLASLTAEEFVEQYLVDCLHASHVVIGHDARFGRGNSGDLETMKALGGKFGFEVQVISEFGSEGYPLHDDDGTDRRCSSTWVREALQEGDVATAAEVLGRAHRMRGEVVHGAARGRALGFPTANLASDSTGLIPADGIYAGWLVDEAGKRWPAAISVGSNPTFDGVSRQVEAHVIDRPREAVEDFDLYGQTVIVEFVARLRGMVAYRGPEALVDQMKLDVVQAHQLLARH; translated from the coding sequence ATGGTCTACATCTGGCACGATCCGTCCGAGGTCCCGGCGGACTTTGGCCCATCCGTTGTCACCTTTGGCAACTTCGACGGCGTTCACCGCGGGCACCAGCAGGTTCTGTCCCAACTGATCCGTTCCGCCAGGCTGACGCACTCCAAAGCCGTAGCCGTCACGTTCGATCCGCACCCGGCCGTCATCCACCGCCCGGAGAGCGCCCCCCGCCTGATCATGGGCCTGGAGGACAAACTCGAAGCCCTCGGCGAGCTGGGCCTGGACGCCATCCTGGTGGTTAAATATTCACTCGACCTCGCCAGCCTTACGGCAGAGGAATTCGTGGAGCAGTACCTGGTGGACTGCCTGCACGCCAGCCACGTGGTCATTGGCCATGATGCCCGGTTCGGCCGCGGCAACTCCGGGGACCTGGAAACCATGAAGGCACTGGGCGGGAAGTTCGGCTTCGAAGTCCAGGTCATCAGCGAGTTCGGCTCCGAGGGTTACCCGCTGCATGACGACGACGGCACGGACCGCCGCTGCTCCTCCACCTGGGTGCGCGAAGCACTGCAGGAAGGCGACGTTGCCACGGCGGCGGAGGTGCTGGGCAGGGCGCACCGGATGCGCGGCGAAGTAGTCCACGGCGCAGCCCGCGGCCGCGCCCTCGGGTTCCCCACGGCGAACCTGGCCAGCGACTCCACCGGCCTGATTCCGGCAGACGGCATCTACGCCGGCTGGCTCGTGGACGAGGCCGGAAAACGCTGGCCGGCGGCCATTTCCGTTGGCTCCAACCCCACGTTCGACGGCGTCAGCCGGCAGGTGGAAGCCCATGTCATCGACCGGCCCCGGGAAGCCGTGGAGGACTTCGATCTGTACGGCCAGACAGTGATCGTGGAATTCGTGGCGCGCCTGCGCGGCATGGTGGCCTACCGTGGTCCCGAAGCCCTGGTGGACCAGATGAAACTGGACGTGGTGCAGGCGCACCAGCTGCTCGCACGGCACTAG
- the kynA gene encoding tryptophan 2,3-dioxygenase: MSVEKNTRKLDKGIVRDFSSRMSYGSYLQLPTLLSAQQPVSEPEHHDELLFIIQHQTTELWLKLVLHELRSAAAWLRTDDLGSALKGIARVKHIQKTLTEQWSVLATLTPTEYSQFRGFLGNSSGFQSAQYRAVEFVLGNKNRKMLPVFESDPEAHAMLEEVLTAPSIYDEFLAYLARQGFEVPEAVLNRDVTRAHEFTPGLVPLFKYIYEHAAENWGAYEACEELVDLEDNFQLWRFRHLRTVQRTIGMKTGTGGSSGVAFLQKALELTFFPELFAVRTEIGQ; encoded by the coding sequence GTGTCCGTCGAGAAGAACACCCGCAAGCTGGACAAGGGAATCGTCCGCGACTTCAGCTCCCGGATGAGTTACGGCTCGTACCTTCAGCTGCCCACGCTGCTGAGTGCCCAACAGCCGGTCAGCGAGCCCGAGCACCACGATGAGCTGCTGTTCATCATCCAGCACCAGACCACCGAGCTGTGGCTGAAGCTGGTGCTGCATGAGCTGCGCAGTGCCGCGGCGTGGCTGCGGACGGACGACCTCGGTTCGGCACTGAAGGGCATCGCCCGCGTCAAGCACATCCAGAAGACCCTCACCGAGCAGTGGTCCGTCCTCGCCACGCTCACGCCCACCGAGTACTCGCAGTTCCGCGGGTTCCTGGGGAACTCCTCGGGGTTCCAGTCGGCCCAGTACCGTGCCGTGGAGTTCGTGCTCGGCAACAAGAACCGCAAGATGCTCCCGGTCTTCGAATCCGACCCCGAAGCGCACGCCATGCTGGAGGAAGTGCTCACGGCTCCCAGCATCTACGACGAATTCCTGGCCTACCTCGCCCGCCAGGGCTTCGAGGTGCCCGAAGCCGTCCTGAACCGCGACGTTACCCGCGCCCACGAATTCACGCCCGGACTGGTTCCACTGTTCAAGTACATCTACGAGCATGCGGCAGAGAACTGGGGCGCCTACGAGGCCTGCGAAGAGCTCGTGGACCTGGAAGACAATTTCCAGCTCTGGCGCTTCCGCCACCTGCGCACGGTGCAGCGCACCATCGGGATGAAAACGGGCACCGGCGGCTCGAGCGGGGTGGCGTTCCTGCAGAAAGCCCTGGAACTGACGTTCTTCCCGGAACTATTCGCCGTCAGGACGGAGATCGGACAATGA
- a CDS encoding kynureninase, with protein MSIHQQGAGPAAVPADEELRQRAADLDREDPLAHYRELFIGTDTPLSYLDGNSLGRPLKRTSADIAAFISDEWGGRLIRGWDEKWLNLPQATGDQLGRAVLGAAPGQTIIADSTTVVLYKLIRAALAAVHDPDRNELVLDTGNFPTDRYLVEGIALEEGLTLRWIETDPAAGVTVEQVRQATGPRTAVVLLSQIAYRSGHLADLPAITKAVHDAGALVVWDLCHSAGSVEIGLDSAGVDFAAGCTYKYLNGGPGSPAFAYVNARHLPSLNQPIWGWMGRKDAFEMAAGYEPAPGIRGFLSGTPAVFGMLAMRGTLDLIEEASMGAIRAKSEKLTAFAVEIFEALLAPLGAELASPRDPAERGSHITVDHADFTKATVEALWDGDVIPDFRSPSGLRVGLSPLSTSFAEVLHGMAAIRDRLAA; from the coding sequence ATGAGCATCCACCAGCAAGGCGCCGGGCCTGCAGCGGTTCCGGCGGACGAGGAACTCCGGCAGCGCGCCGCCGACCTCGACCGGGAAGATCCGCTGGCGCACTACCGGGAGCTCTTCATCGGAACGGACACGCCGCTGTCCTACCTGGACGGAAACTCGCTGGGCAGGCCGCTGAAGCGCACGTCCGCGGACATCGCCGCCTTCATCAGCGACGAATGGGGCGGCCGCCTGATCCGTGGCTGGGACGAGAAGTGGCTGAACCTGCCGCAGGCCACTGGCGACCAGCTGGGCCGGGCGGTCCTCGGCGCGGCCCCGGGCCAGACCATCATTGCCGACTCCACCACCGTGGTCCTTTACAAACTGATCCGGGCCGCCCTGGCAGCTGTCCACGACCCGGACCGGAACGAGCTCGTCCTCGATACCGGTAACTTTCCCACCGACAGGTACCTGGTGGAGGGCATCGCCCTCGAAGAGGGCCTCACGCTGCGCTGGATCGAAACGGATCCCGCAGCGGGGGTGACCGTTGAGCAGGTGCGCCAGGCCACCGGGCCGCGCACCGCCGTCGTACTCCTCAGCCAGATCGCCTACCGCTCAGGGCACCTCGCGGACCTCCCGGCGATCACCAAAGCAGTGCACGACGCCGGGGCGCTGGTGGTGTGGGATCTTTGCCATTCCGCGGGGTCGGTGGAGATCGGCCTGGACAGTGCCGGCGTGGACTTCGCCGCCGGCTGCACATACAAGTACCTCAACGGCGGTCCGGGATCGCCGGCCTTCGCCTACGTGAACGCCCGGCACCTGCCATCACTGAACCAGCCCATCTGGGGATGGATGGGCCGCAAGGATGCCTTCGAGATGGCGGCCGGGTATGAGCCTGCGCCGGGCATCCGCGGCTTCCTGAGCGGAACGCCGGCCGTCTTCGGCATGCTGGCCATGCGGGGCACCCTCGACCTCATCGAGGAAGCGTCGATGGGAGCCATCCGGGCCAAGTCGGAAAAACTCACGGCGTTCGCCGTCGAAATCTTCGAGGCCCTGCTGGCGCCGCTTGGTGCCGAACTGGCGTCGCCCCGCGATCCGGCGGAACGCGGCAGCCACATCACCGTGGACCATGCTGACTTCACCAAGGCCACCGTTGAGGCCCTGTGGGACGGGGACGTGATACCGGATTTCCGGTCGCCCAGCGGGCTCCGGGTGGGGCTGTCCCCGCTCAGCACCAGTTTCGCGGAAGTCCTGCACGGCATGGCTGCCATCAGGGACAGGCTCGCGGCCTGA
- the rpsO gene encoding 30S ribosomal protein S15, with the protein MALDAAVKQSIIKEYATGEGDTGSPEVQVAVLTQRIKDLTEHMKEHKHDYHTQRGLLAMVGRRKRMLSYLKKTDIARYRALIERLGLRR; encoded by the coding sequence GTGGCACTTGACGCCGCTGTAAAGCAGTCCATCATCAAGGAATACGCAACCGGCGAAGGCGACACCGGTTCGCCCGAGGTCCAGGTTGCAGTCCTGACCCAGCGGATCAAGGATCTGACTGAGCACATGAAGGAGCACAAGCACGACTACCACACCCAGCGCGGTCTGCTGGCCATGGTTGGTCGCCGCAAGCGCATGCTGAGCTACCTCAAGAAGACTGACATTGCACGCTACCGTGCGCTCATCGAGCGCCTCGGCCTGCGCCGCTAG
- a CDS encoding polyribonucleotide nucleotidyltransferase, with product MEGPEIQFSEAVIDNGRFGKRVIRFETGRLAKQAAGAAMVYIDEDTALLSATTAGKHPREGFDFFPLTVDVEERMYAAGRIPGSFFRREGRPSTEAILACRLMDRPLRPAFVKGLRNEVQIVVTVLAINPDELYDVVAINASSMSTQLSGLPFSGPIGGVRVALVADENGSQWVAFPKHSQLENSVFNMVVAGRVAGDDVAIMMVEAEATDNSWNLIKEQGATAPTEEVVSEGLEAAKPFIKALCDAQADLAARAAKPTVEFPVFLDYQDDVYAAVEAAAADKLAAVFQIADKQERDTASDALKDEVTSSLAGQFEGREKELSAAFRSVTKHVVRQRILKDQIRIDGRGLTDIRQLTAEVEVLPRVHGSAIFERGETQIMGVTTLNMLKMEQQIDSLSPVTRKRYMHNYNFPPYSTGETGRVGSPKRREIGHGALAERALVPVLPSREEFPYAIRQVSEALGSNGSTSMGSVCASTLSMLNAGVPLKAAVAGIAMGLVSDQVDGQTRYAALTDILGAEDAFGDMDFKVAGTSEFVTAIQLDTKLDGIPASVLAAALKQAREARLHILEVINSAIDTPDELSEFAPRVIAVKIPVDKIGEVIGPKGKMINQIQEDTGADISIEDDGTVYIGATNGPSADAARSAINAIANPQVPEIGERYLGTVVKTTTFGAFVSLTPGKDGLLHISELRKLANGKRVDNVDDVVSVGQKVQVEITKIDDRGKLSLSPVVAEEEGAEGAERAHATEPAEGAEI from the coding sequence ATGGAGGGTCCCGAAATCCAGTTCTCAGAAGCCGTCATTGACAATGGCCGCTTCGGCAAGCGTGTAATCCGCTTCGAAACCGGCCGCCTCGCCAAGCAGGCCGCCGGCGCAGCCATGGTGTACATCGACGAAGACACCGCGCTGCTCTCCGCCACCACCGCAGGCAAGCACCCGCGCGAAGGCTTCGACTTCTTCCCCCTGACGGTTGACGTCGAAGAGCGCATGTACGCTGCCGGCCGTATCCCGGGCTCGTTCTTCCGCCGCGAAGGCCGCCCGTCCACCGAAGCCATCCTGGCTTGCCGCCTCATGGACCGCCCGCTGCGTCCGGCCTTCGTCAAGGGCCTGCGCAACGAAGTCCAGATCGTGGTGACCGTCCTGGCCATCAACCCCGACGAGCTCTACGACGTGGTGGCCATCAACGCCTCCTCCATGTCCACCCAGCTCTCCGGCCTGCCCTTCTCCGGCCCCATCGGCGGCGTCCGCGTTGCCCTGGTCGCCGACGAGAACGGCTCGCAGTGGGTTGCCTTCCCCAAGCACTCCCAGCTCGAGAACTCCGTGTTCAACATGGTTGTTGCCGGCCGTGTCGCCGGTGACGACGTTGCCATCATGATGGTGGAAGCCGAAGCCACGGACAACTCCTGGAACCTCATCAAGGAGCAGGGCGCCACCGCCCCCACCGAAGAGGTTGTTTCCGAAGGCCTCGAGGCCGCCAAGCCGTTCATCAAGGCACTGTGCGACGCCCAGGCAGACCTTGCTGCCCGCGCAGCAAAGCCGACCGTTGAGTTCCCGGTCTTCCTGGACTACCAGGACGACGTCTACGCCGCTGTTGAAGCCGCTGCCGCCGACAAGCTGGCCGCCGTCTTCCAGATCGCTGACAAGCAGGAGCGCGACACCGCTTCGGACGCGCTCAAGGACGAAGTCACTTCTTCCCTGGCCGGCCAGTTCGAAGGACGCGAGAAGGAGCTGTCCGCAGCGTTCCGCTCGGTCACCAAGCACGTTGTGCGCCAGCGCATCCTCAAGGACCAGATCCGCATCGACGGCCGTGGCCTGACGGACATCCGCCAGCTCACCGCCGAGGTTGAGGTTCTGCCCCGCGTCCACGGTTCGGCCATCTTCGAGCGCGGCGAAACCCAGATCATGGGTGTCACCACGCTGAACATGCTGAAGATGGAGCAGCAGATCGACTCGCTGTCGCCGGTAACGCGCAAGCGCTACATGCACAACTACAACTTCCCGCCGTACTCCACCGGTGAGACCGGCCGCGTTGGTTCGCCCAAGCGCCGCGAAATCGGCCACGGTGCCCTGGCAGAGCGCGCCCTCGTGCCCGTCCTGCCGTCCCGCGAGGAATTCCCCTACGCCATCCGCCAGGTATCCGAGGCACTCGGTTCCAACGGTTCGACGTCGATGGGTTCCGTCTGCGCCTCCACCCTGTCCATGCTGAACGCCGGTGTGCCGCTGAAGGCAGCCGTTGCCGGTATCGCCATGGGCCTGGTTTCCGACCAGGTTGACGGCCAGACCCGCTACGCCGCGCTGACCGACATCCTCGGCGCCGAAGATGCTTTCGGCGACATGGACTTCAAGGTTGCCGGTACCTCCGAGTTCGTCACGGCCATCCAGCTGGACACCAAGCTCGACGGCATCCCCGCCTCGGTCCTGGCTGCAGCCCTGAAGCAGGCCCGCGAAGCCCGCCTGCACATCCTCGAGGTCATCAACTCGGCCATCGACACCCCGGACGAGCTCTCCGAGTTCGCACCGCGCGTCATCGCCGTGAAGATCCCCGTGGACAAGATCGGCGAGGTCATCGGCCCCAAGGGCAAGATGATCAACCAGATCCAGGAAGACACCGGCGCCGACATCTCCATCGAGGACGACGGCACCGTCTACATTGGCGCCACCAACGGTCCGTCTGCCGACGCAGCACGCTCCGCCATCAACGCCATCGCGAACCCGCAGGTTCCGGAAATCGGCGAGCGTTACCTGGGTACGGTCGTCAAGACCACCACCTTCGGTGCCTTCGTGTCGCTGACTCCGGGCAAGGACGGCCTCCTGCACATCTCCGAGCTCCGCAAGCTGGCCAACGGCAAGCGCGTGGACAACGTTGATGACGTTGTTTCCGTGGGCCAGAAGGTCCAGGTGGAAATCACCAAGATCGACGACCGCGGAAAGCTCTCGCTCTCCCCGGTTGTGGCCGAGGAAGAAGGCGCTGAAGGCGCCGAACGCGCCCACGCCACGGAGCCTGCTGAAGGCGCCGAGATCTAA
- a CDS encoding M16 family metallopeptidase: MTVVPLPLEQNHLGDTLVHGSDGGSEVRRSVLPGGVRVLTEAMPGQRSATIGFWVGVGSRDEAHGQHGSTHFLEHLLFKGTKRRTALEIASAFDEVGGESNAATAKESTCYFARVLDTDLPMAIDVIADMITGAVLDPDEMEQERDVILEEIAMDSDDPTDVAHEHFVASVLGSHPLGRPIGGTPDAIRAVARDSVWEHYQRYYRPDELVITAAGGLEHDVVCGLVVDALEAAGWSLETNASPVDRRPTERALITGTAGLQVVKRAVEQANIIMGCPTIVATDERRYVMSVLNAVLGGGMSSRLFQEIREKRGLVYSTYSFASSYADAGYFGMYAGCTPSKVRQVLELLGIELDKLAEDGISEDELRKAVGQLCGGIVLALEDTGSRMSRLGRAELVSGEYQDIDETLRLIKSVTAEQVQELAAELAAAPRTVTVVGPFDETETFGL; encoded by the coding sequence ATGACTGTTGTACCCCTGCCCCTTGAGCAGAACCACCTCGGCGACACCCTGGTCCATGGCTCCGACGGCGGCTCCGAAGTCCGCCGGTCCGTGCTGCCCGGTGGCGTGCGGGTTCTGACCGAAGCGATGCCCGGCCAAAGGTCGGCCACCATCGGTTTCTGGGTAGGCGTGGGGTCCCGCGACGAGGCCCACGGACAGCACGGCTCCACCCATTTCCTGGAGCACCTGCTCTTCAAGGGCACCAAACGGCGCACCGCGCTGGAGATCGCTTCGGCCTTTGACGAGGTGGGCGGTGAATCCAATGCAGCGACGGCAAAGGAAAGCACCTGCTACTTCGCCCGCGTCCTGGACACGGACCTGCCCATGGCCATCGATGTCATTGCCGACATGATCACCGGTGCCGTCCTCGACCCAGACGAGATGGAGCAGGAACGGGACGTCATCCTTGAGGAAATCGCCATGGACAGCGACGACCCCACGGATGTAGCCCATGAGCACTTCGTCGCTTCGGTTCTTGGCAGCCACCCCCTGGGCCGCCCCATCGGCGGAACCCCGGACGCCATCCGCGCCGTAGCCCGTGACTCTGTCTGGGAGCACTACCAGCGCTACTACCGGCCCGACGAACTGGTCATCACCGCTGCCGGCGGGCTGGAGCACGACGTCGTGTGCGGCCTCGTGGTGGATGCCCTTGAGGCTGCAGGCTGGTCGCTTGAGACGAATGCGTCGCCGGTTGATCGCCGGCCCACCGAGCGTGCCCTGATCACGGGAACCGCCGGACTCCAGGTGGTAAAGCGTGCCGTTGAGCAGGCGAACATCATCATGGGCTGCCCCACGATTGTTGCCACGGATGAGCGCCGTTACGTCATGAGTGTCCTCAACGCTGTCCTCGGCGGAGGAATGTCCTCACGGCTGTTCCAGGAGATCAGGGAAAAGCGCGGCCTCGTGTACTCCACCTACTCCTTCGCGTCTTCCTACGCTGATGCCGGCTACTTCGGCATGTATGCAGGCTGCACGCCCTCCAAGGTGCGGCAGGTCCTTGAACTGCTGGGCATCGAGTTGGACAAGCTCGCCGAAGACGGCATCTCGGAGGATGAACTCCGCAAGGCCGTGGGGCAGCTCTGCGGCGGGATTGTGCTGGCCCTGGAGGACACCGGCTCCCGGATGTCACGCCTGGGCCGGGCAGAACTGGTGTCCGGTGAGTACCAGGACATCGACGAGACCCTGCGGCTGATCAAGTCCGTTACCGCTGAACAGGTACAGGAACTGGCCGCCGAACTGGCTGCCGCGCCCCGGACCGTCACCGTGGTGGGACCTTTCGACGAAACCGAGACCTTCGGGCTCTGA
- a CDS encoding DUF1579 family protein — MTVLRLGHDGVPEAPRPGVPAGIHPALAGLLGAWRGSTELAAGPWGPQRTVDAEVAYRRAAGGFAVVQSYRHVEANGSHFEGHGVFTLDPDHHDVFWYYVDSTGGPPGSPSRCTWHDGVLRVERRSATGWTRHSIMLTGASGSVPQSEVLVHITELRTGGKPDAVDESNAGANGKRPAFTPFMTSTFRRVVTAG; from the coding sequence GTGACCGTACTCCGGCTGGGCCATGATGGCGTCCCGGAGGCGCCGCGACCTGGTGTTCCTGCCGGTATTCATCCGGCGCTGGCGGGCCTCCTCGGCGCCTGGCGGGGGAGTACCGAGCTGGCCGCCGGGCCCTGGGGGCCGCAGCGGACGGTGGATGCCGAGGTGGCCTACCGGCGGGCAGCCGGGGGATTTGCGGTGGTCCAGAGCTACCGGCATGTGGAGGCCAACGGTTCGCACTTTGAGGGTCACGGAGTATTCACCCTGGATCCCGACCACCATGATGTGTTCTGGTACTACGTCGACAGCACCGGTGGGCCTCCCGGCAGTCCGTCCCGGTGCACGTGGCATGACGGCGTGCTCCGGGTGGAGCGGCGCTCAGCGACGGGCTGGACGCGGCACAGCATCATGCTCACTGGGGCCTCTGGCTCAGTGCCACAGAGCGAGGTGCTCGTGCACATCACGGAACTTCGGACGGGGGGAAAGCCCGACGCCGTCGACGAATCGAATGCTGGCGCAAACGGCAAACGCCCGGCCTTTACCCCGTTCATGACGTCCACCTTCCGACGGGTTGTGACCGCTGGCTGA
- a CDS encoding MoaD/ThiS family protein, with translation MHVRYFAAARAAAGFEEEKFDLPAGATVADLLDAVLAVPREEPPAGTPPLARILSRSSFLLNEVAVRDRATVVGADDVLDVLPPFAGG, from the coding sequence ATGCATGTACGTTACTTCGCTGCCGCACGCGCCGCTGCCGGGTTCGAGGAGGAGAAGTTCGACCTCCCTGCCGGGGCAACTGTGGCGGACCTCCTGGACGCCGTCCTGGCCGTGCCCCGGGAGGAGCCACCTGCCGGGACCCCTCCGCTGGCACGCATCCTGTCGCGCAGCAGCTTCCTGTTGAACGAGGTGGCCGTGCGGGACCGTGCCACGGTTGTGGGCGCCGACGACGTCCTGGACGTCCTGCCACCGTTCGCCGGAGGGTAG
- the moaA gene encoding GTP 3',8-cyclase MoaA produces MSVQLGMPQPREEAGPALPSVPAARPADAPAGLADRYGRRATDMRLSLTDKCNLRCTYCMPAEGLEWLAKQAVMTAEEIVRIVRIGVEQLGVRELRLTGGEPLVRHDLVDIISALRSNHPDLPISMTTNAVGLAKKAAPLKAAGLTRINVSLDSLHEETFTKLTRRPFLDQVLAGVDAAWAAGLGPVKLNAVLMRGINDAESPALLGWALDRGYELRFIEQMPLDADHGWTRRNMITAAEIREILSAEYVLSADPRERDGAPAERFEVRRRVPGLDAGGAPSAHGPVLGTVGIIASVTEPFCSDCRRTRITAEGKIMSCLFSREEYDLLGLLRSGADDDALARRWQDAMWIKPKAHGMDHVGLDAPDFVQPDRSMSAIGG; encoded by the coding sequence ATGAGTGTCCAGCTAGGCATGCCCCAGCCCCGCGAAGAAGCGGGCCCGGCGCTGCCGTCCGTCCCGGCTGCGCGTCCGGCTGACGCGCCTGCGGGCCTGGCGGACCGGTACGGGCGCCGGGCCACCGACATGCGGCTGTCCCTGACCGATAAATGCAACCTCCGCTGCACCTACTGCATGCCCGCCGAAGGCCTGGAATGGCTGGCAAAGCAGGCCGTCATGACGGCCGAGGAGATTGTCCGGATCGTCCGGATCGGGGTGGAGCAGCTCGGCGTCCGCGAGCTGCGGCTCACCGGCGGCGAACCCCTGGTGCGGCACGACCTGGTGGACATCATTTCCGCGCTGCGCAGCAACCATCCGGACCTGCCCATCTCAATGACCACCAACGCCGTGGGGCTGGCGAAGAAGGCCGCCCCGCTCAAGGCCGCGGGCCTGACACGGATCAATGTTTCGCTCGATTCCCTGCACGAAGAGACGTTTACGAAGCTCACGCGCCGCCCCTTCCTCGACCAGGTGCTGGCAGGCGTGGACGCCGCGTGGGCGGCCGGACTTGGTCCGGTCAAACTGAACGCCGTCCTGATGCGCGGGATCAACGATGCCGAGTCCCCTGCCCTGCTGGGTTGGGCTTTGGACCGGGGTTACGAGCTGCGCTTCATCGAACAGATGCCGCTCGACGCCGACCACGGCTGGACGCGCCGGAACATGATCACCGCCGCCGAGATCCGCGAAATCCTGTCCGCCGAGTACGTCCTGAGCGCCGATCCGCGGGAACGCGACGGGGCGCCCGCCGAAAGGTTTGAGGTACGACGCCGGGTGCCCGGCTTGGATGCCGGCGGTGCCCCTTCCGCGCACGGCCCCGTCCTGGGAACGGTGGGAATCATCGCCTCGGTCACGGAGCCGTTCTGCTCGGATTGCCGCCGGACGAGGATCACTGCCGAGGGCAAGATCATGAGCTGCCTCTTCTCCCGTGAAGAGTACGATCTCCTGGGCCTGCTGCGATCCGGCGCCGACGACGACGCCCTGGCGCGCCGGTGGCAGGACGCAATGTGGATTAAGCCAAAAGCCCACGGCATGGACCATGTGGGACTCGACGCTCCGGACTTCGTCCAGCCGGACCGCAGCATGAGCGCCATCGGGGGCTGA